CTCGCCCGCCCAGGTCGTCGTGCCGCTCGTCGACAGCGTCGTGCCGCCGACCGCGACGACATACGGCGAGCTTGCCGGCGACGACACGCTGTACTTCGCCAGATTGATCTTCGTCGTCACCTTGCCGCCGCTGTAGGTGCCGACGTAGCCCGGCGCACCGTACGGCGAGGTCGACCATTGATAGACGCCCGCGTCGCCGGACGACACCGAGAAGATCTGCCCCTGCGCGACAGCCTGCTTGAACACCGCGTCGTTCGCGGCGAGCGAGCCGTCCGAATTCGAGGCCGCTTCGTCCTCGCCGAGCGATACGTTGATGATCTTCGCGACGTCGTCGGTGACGGCCTTGTTGTACGCGGCGGTCAGCGTCGCGTTCGTGAGGCCGCTGTCGTTGCTGTCGCCGTTGACGGCCGCATAGAAGATCAGTTGCTTCACGCCGCCCGACGTGCCGATGATCGTCTGGCTGTCGAGATCCCATTCGCCCGGATCGCCGTCGTCCGCGAGCGTGCCCGAGCTGCCCGCGACGACGGCGGTGTTCACGCTCGGCAGGCCCGCGTTCTGCGTGAACGTGTTCAGGTCGGCGATCGTCTGCGTCATGTCGCCCCACGTGATGATCCCGACCGTCGTGTTGGTCGCGGCGGGCAGCCCGCTCGCGCCGTAGATCTGCGCGAAATCGGTCGGCTGATGGCCGACCTGCGAGCTGCTCGCTGCCGCGTTCTTCGTGATCGTGTCGGTCTGGATGCGCGCGCCGGCCGGCGTGCCGCGATGGATCAGCCGATGTGGAACGGCCGCGCTTTGCAGCCCGAGCACCGATTCGACGAACGGGCTCAGCGACGCGGGAACCAGCGCGGCCGAGTCGTTCGCATAGACTGCCTTGCCGCGATAGCTGAAGCGCTTGAGCGTCGTGCGGAAGCCGCGCTCCGCGTTCGACGCGTTGCCTTGCGCGAAGATCAGCTTGTTGTTCGCCGACACCGTGATGTCGCCGAAGCCGTTCGCCTTCAGGTGCGCGACGACGGCCCGCACCTGGCCGTCGGTCGGCGCGAAGCGCGCCTTGAACTGCTCGGGCGTCAGGTACTTGCGATAGTTCGCGCTACCGGGCTGGTTCACCTCGCGCACGAGTGCGTCGAGCTGCGCTTCGTTGCGGCTCTTCAGCACGATGGTCACGCGCAGCGGCTGGCTCAGCTCGAGCGGCGTGACGTTCGTGTCGGTGAGCTCGGGCGTGCCGATCATGTTGAGCGCATAGCTCGGCGCGGTTTTCGCGAGCGTCTGCGATGCGGGCGCGCGCGCGATCAGGAACGCGCCGGTGCGGGTGGGCACCCAGTCGGGCGCCGCGTGCGCGAGGAGCGGGGACAGCGTGGCGGCAATCGCCAGCGGTAGCCGCGACAGCGCGAAGCGTTTCGAGAATAGCCGGTTGACATGCTGAGTTCTCTGCATTTTTGAGCCCCAATAAGACGGTGATGAACGGATGCGACGGCGCGCTCCGACGGGGTAGGGACGCGCGGCGTGCAGCCGATGCACGGCGATGCGGCGCGGCAGACGTTCACGGCGACATGATTTCCTCCCTTCGATGGAATGCGGCGGCGGCGCGGCGCCGTTTCGCACGGCGTTCGCGTCGAGCGAGCCCGCGCGTTTCGATCAGTCGTTCGTCGGATGCTTAGGAATCCCATTCATATGGCGCGCGAAAGGCCGCGTTCGACGCGCCGAAAACCGTTTCGCGACCCTGGCGGCGCATCGGCCCGGCGGTGGTCCGACGCGGCCGCTGCGCCGCGCTTTCCTGCGATTTCGGACAACACGATTCCCGTCACGCAGCCGCGGCGAAGCGGCGTGCGAGATCGATCACACGTTCTGTTGCGCAGTTGGCGCGGGGCGAGTTGCACCGTGCGCGAAACAGGCAGCGTTGCCGATGCGCGATGCCCTCTTGTCGCGCGCCGTTTGTCGAGTGCATGGGCCCGACACTCGATATTCCGGCTCCGCCCACATCGCCGGAAAATCCAATCTCGAAAATCCGCAGTGAATCGAGTGATTTTCGGTATTTCCGAATTGCGATGAATGGCGTCGGATTGCCGGTTAATCAGGAGTCAATCGGTGGCCCGGAAATTCTCTGCGGTTTCTTCGTGATTTGAATGCCGCCCCTCGTCAACGATGTAATTGAGTTGGAAGAATTCGGTTAGGGTGATGTCGGGTAATGCTTGTGCCGCGTGCCTTCGGCGGCATTTGTCTGCGAAAAGATAGCAAGTAAAAAATCAAGGCGTCAAACTTTTTTTGATCCGATCTAAAAAATTTAGAGTCGTAATTCGTTTGGCGCGAATTCGATAAGCGCGGGTTGCCGGCGCAATCCGCGGAAGGCGTTCGAGGCGAAATGGATGCGCCGAATCCGTATTACGAATTCGAGGATAGGGATTTGCGCGACGTGAATTGCTCGACGAGCCGCAGCGCATTTCGGCATGCATCGAGATCGAACGTGTGAATCGTGCTCGACGCGGCGTCGAGCCCCAACTGCGTCGCGAGCCAGCGGATTCCCTTCGCACGCGCCTCGAACGCATTGCAGCCGTCGCGCCGCATCTTTGCGGCGACGAGCGGCTCGAGGGCCGCATGCAATTCGGATTTCGCGTGCCTGAGCTCGGCGTTCGCGAGCCGGCCGA
The nucleotide sequence above comes from Burkholderia thailandensis E264. Encoded proteins:
- a CDS encoding S53 family peptidase; the protein is MQRTQHVNRLFSKRFALSRLPLAIAATLSPLLAHAAPDWVPTRTGAFLIARAPASQTLAKTAPSYALNMIGTPELTDTNVTPLELSQPLRVTIVLKSRNEAQLDALVREVNQPGSANYRKYLTPEQFKARFAPTDGQVRAVVAHLKANGFGDITVSANNKLIFAQGNASNAERGFRTTLKRFSYRGKAVYANDSAALVPASLSPFVESVLGLQSAAVPHRLIHRGTPAGARIQTDTITKNAAASSSQVGHQPTDFAQIYGASGLPAATNTTVGIITWGDMTQTIADLNTFTQNAGLPSVNTAVVAGSSGTLADDGDPGEWDLDSQTIIGTSGGVKQLIFYAAVNGDSNDSGLTNATLTAAYNKAVTDDVAKIINVSLGEDEAASNSDGSLAANDAVFKQAVAQGQIFSVSSGDAGVYQWSTSPYGAPGYVGTYSGGKVTTKINLAKYSVSSPASSPYVVAVGGTTLSTSGTTTWAGETVWNEGLAYADVSGSGQPLDSAVRLWATGGGVSGYEAAPSWQTAALGSSVTKRVVPDVAFDAAQATGAYLVINGQANQLVGGTSLASPIFVGGWARVESANGNSLGLPTSAFYQGLPGNPSLIHDVTSGNNGYNSYGYSAKSGWDDDTGFGSLDFAKVSASSVK
- a CDS encoding zinc-finger-containing protein; the protein is MRVGRPVPALPQPVCDYCGAKALLARFGDDAYPYREDHGELWICAPCDAWIGVFARSRRHVPLGRLANAELRHAKSELHAALEPLVAAKMRRDGCNAFEARAKGIRWLATQLGLDAASSTIHTFDLDACRNALRLVEQFTSRKSLSSNS